A part of Pararhizobium sp. A13 genomic DNA contains:
- the nadC gene encoding carboxylating nicotinate-nucleotide diphosphorylase, producing MSLTALRPELPALMAEEHVRAALLEDLGRAGDITTYATISPDRTAAAEMNARENGVVAGMELARTAFRLIDPAIRFEALVADGDRVHPGAVLARISGPARGLLSAERVALNFLMHLCGIATYTATFAAEIAHTRAKVCCTRKTIPCLRALEKYAVRLGGGSNHRYGLDDAILIKDNHIAVSGGVASAVNAARAYCGHLVKIEVEVDGLEQMREALTASPDVILLDNMGPDLLSQAVAVNAAHWQLSADAYASDPRRTKLEASGNVNFQTIRAIAETGVDYISTSKITMAAPTLDIGLDVVIG from the coding sequence ATGTCGCTCACCGCCCTTCGTCCCGAACTGCCCGCCCTGATGGCCGAGGAGCATGTTCGCGCGGCACTGCTGGAAGATCTCGGCCGCGCCGGCGACATCACCACCTACGCAACGATCTCGCCCGACAGGACCGCCGCCGCGGAAATGAACGCCCGCGAAAACGGCGTCGTCGCCGGCATGGAACTGGCCCGCACGGCCTTCCGGCTCATCGATCCGGCAATCCGCTTCGAGGCACTGGTGGCGGATGGCGACCGGGTTCATCCCGGCGCCGTGCTTGCCCGCATCTCCGGACCCGCGCGCGGGCTTTTGTCGGCCGAGCGCGTCGCTCTGAATTTCCTCATGCATCTCTGCGGTATCGCCACCTATACCGCGACATTCGCCGCCGAGATCGCCCATACCCGCGCCAAGGTTTGCTGCACCCGCAAGACCATCCCCTGCCTTCGGGCGCTCGAGAAATATGCCGTCCGTCTCGGTGGCGGTTCCAACCATCGCTACGGTCTCGACGATGCGATCCTGATCAAGGACAATCATATCGCCGTTTCCGGCGGTGTCGCCAGCGCCGTCAACGCCGCGCGCGCCTATTGCGGCCATCTGGTCAAGATAGAGGTGGAAGTCGACGGCCTGGAGCAGATGCGCGAGGCCCTGACCGCCAGCCCGGATGTCATCCTGCTCGACAATATGGGGCCGGACCTGCTCAGCCAAGCCGTCGCTGTCAACGCCGCCCATTGGCAGCTGTCGGCCGATGCCTATGCCAGCGATCCGCGCCGCACGAAGCTGGAAGCCTCCGGCAACGTCAATTTCCAGACCATCCGCGCCATCGCCGAAACCGGCGTCGATTACATCTCGACCTCGAAGATCACCATGGCGGCGCCGACGCTGGACATCGGGCTGGATGTGGTGATCGGCTGA
- a CDS encoding DUF6434 domain-containing protein gives MKGFDWHGGAIDRNTAVTATYRNTQNVRRFLTAQCGEDFAFDRPFMAWIRDGRAKTMGDVADEWMRRQRENSC, from the coding sequence ATGAAGGGTTTCGACTGGCATGGCGGCGCGATCGATCGTAATACCGCGGTCACGGCGACCTACCGCAACACCCAGAATGTCCGACGCTTTCTCACGGCGCAGTGCGGCGAGGACTTCGCCTTTGATCGGCCCTTCATGGCCTGGATCAGGGACGGCAGGGCAAAGACAATGGGCGATGTCGCGGATGAATGGATGCGGCGGCAAAGAGAGAATAGTTGCTGA
- the nadA gene encoding quinolinate synthase NadA, which yields MTIAQTNAALKTSGAFQTAAERFGIIEKPDLTFTPDIARETEHLYERVKQFIPAFEWPVYAPYVHVINRLKKERGAVILAHNYQTPDIFHCVADIVGDSLQLARDATKVDAEIIVQCGVHFMAETSKLLNPEKTVLIPDARAGCSLSESITGADVRLLKERYPGVPVVTYVNTSADVKAETDICCTSSNVLAVVESLESDTVLCIPDEYLAMNVAKQTKKKILTWKGHCEVHERFTAAELLAYKEADPSIEIIGHPECHPDVIAVCDFAGSTSGMINYVKDKRPARVLLVTECSMASNIQAEIKGVDFIKPCNLCPHMKRITLPKILDSLLFMTEEVLVDPAIADRARLAVERMVNLKQ from the coding sequence ATGACGATCGCACAGACCAATGCGGCCCTTAAGACTTCCGGCGCATTCCAGACCGCCGCCGAGCGCTTCGGCATCATCGAAAAACCGGACCTGACCTTCACACCGGACATCGCACGCGAAACCGAACATCTCTACGAGCGGGTGAAGCAGTTCATTCCCGCCTTCGAATGGCCGGTCTACGCGCCCTATGTGCACGTCATCAACCGGCTGAAGAAAGAGCGCGGCGCCGTCATCCTCGCCCATAACTACCAGACGCCAGACATCTTCCACTGCGTCGCCGATATCGTCGGAGACTCGTTGCAGCTCGCGCGCGACGCCACCAAGGTCGATGCCGAGATCATCGTCCAGTGCGGCGTGCACTTCATGGCCGAGACCTCCAAGCTTCTCAATCCGGAAAAGACCGTGCTGATCCCGGACGCCAGGGCCGGTTGCTCGCTGTCAGAATCAATCACCGGCGCCGATGTCAGGCTCTTGAAGGAGCGCTATCCCGGCGTGCCGGTCGTTACCTACGTCAACACCTCGGCAGACGTGAAGGCCGAGACCGATATCTGCTGCACATCATCCAACGTGTTGGCGGTCGTCGAAAGCCTCGAGAGCGATACGGTGCTCTGCATCCCAGATGAATATCTGGCGATGAACGTCGCCAAGCAGACGAAAAAGAAGATCCTCACCTGGAAGGGCCATTGCGAGGTGCACGAACGCTTCACGGCGGCTGAGTTGCTGGCCTACAAGGAGGCCGATCCCTCGATCGAGATCATCGGCCACCCGGAATGCCATCCGGACGTCATCGCCGTCTGCGACTTCGCCGGCTCCACGTCGGGCATGATCAACTACGTCAAGGACAAGCGTCCGGCCCGCGTGCTGCTCGTCACCGAATGCTCGATGGCGTCGAACATCCAGGCGGAGATCAAGGGCGTCGATTTCATCAAGCCCTGCAATCTCTGTCCGCACATGAAGCGCATCACGCTGCCGAAGATTCTCGACAGCCTGCTCTTCATGACGGAGGAGGTGCTAGTCGATCCGGCGATCGCCGATCGCGCCCGCCTCGCCGTCGAGCGGATGGTGAATTTGAAGCAGTAA
- a CDS encoding aldo/keto reductase codes for MLDKTKSTDILWNGSAIPRLGMGCWAIGGPFYSGDVPLGWGDVDDAESIRAIHRAIELGIRFFDTASNYGAGHSEDVLGEALARHPDIVVATKFGFATDPATKQATGAFAAPDFIRTSLETSLKRLRRERIDLLQFHLNEFDPVEADEVFDTLDTLRAEGKIAAYGWSTDWPERAARFANREGFVSVQHTMNVLEPVPEMIALIERENLISINRGPLAMGLLSGKFKPGDRLAANDVRSADLDWLKYFRDGAVDPEFTRRLDSIRDLLQSDGRTLTQGALAWLWARSPNTLPIPGFRTVKQVEENAGALEKGPLSHPIMEAIERRSSGRETAA; via the coding sequence ATGCTCGACAAGACAAAATCCACCGATATTCTCTGGAACGGGAGCGCCATCCCGCGGCTTGGCATGGGCTGCTGGGCGATCGGCGGGCCATTCTATTCGGGCGACGTCCCGCTTGGCTGGGGTGATGTCGACGACGCGGAATCGATCCGGGCCATTCACCGGGCGATCGAGCTTGGCATTCGCTTCTTCGACACGGCATCGAATTACGGTGCCGGGCACTCCGAGGACGTTCTCGGCGAGGCGCTGGCCCGGCATCCCGACATCGTCGTGGCGACGAAATTCGGATTCGCCACCGATCCGGCGACGAAACAGGCAACCGGGGCCTTCGCCGCACCGGACTTCATCCGGACATCGCTTGAAACCTCACTCAAGCGGCTCCGGCGCGAGCGGATCGACCTTCTGCAGTTCCACCTCAACGAATTCGATCCCGTCGAAGCCGATGAAGTCTTCGATACGCTCGACACCCTACGCGCTGAAGGCAAGATCGCGGCCTATGGCTGGAGCACGGACTGGCCGGAACGCGCCGCCCGCTTCGCCAATCGCGAGGGCTTCGTTTCCGTCCAGCACACAATGAATGTGCTCGAACCGGTTCCCGAGATGATCGCGCTCATCGAAAGGGAGAACCTCATCTCCATCAACCGCGGCCCGCTCGCAATGGGGCTGCTCTCCGGCAAGTTCAAACCGGGCGACAGGCTGGCGGCAAACGACGTGCGCAGCGCCGATCTCGACTGGCTGAAATATTTTCGCGATGGCGCCGTCGATCCGGAGTTTACGAGGCGGCTCGATTCGATCCGCGACCTTTTGCAATCCGACGGGCGGACACTAACGCAGGGCGCGCTCGCATGGCTCTGGGCTCGTTCGCCGAACACACTGCCGATCCCCGGGTTTCGCACGGTGAAACAGGTCGAGGAAAACGCGGGGGCGCTTGAGAAAGGGCCGCTGTCGCATCCGATCATGGAGGCGATCGAACGGCGCTCAAGCGGCCGTGAAACCGCGGCCTGA
- a CDS encoding MFS transporter, translated as MSAVSQSTAQLRAARPNIPWLIIAAGSIVAMLTFGPRSAMGFFQLPMLADTGWDRTTFGLAMALQNLCWGLSQPFFGAVADKFGTWRVLAISGLLYAAGLFLMSFGGSPATLHIGGGVLVGLAVGAGSFGTVLSAFARNVTPHQRSMAFGIGTAAGSAGMFLFAPLSQGLISAYGWSDSLVYLGLVMLLVPLFAIPLRGNASSGSQKETLYKQSIGEALKEALGHKSYLLLVSGFFVCGYQVAFITAHFPAYIGDIGIDARYAVIALALIGFFNIIGSLSAGIIGQHYSKPYFLSLIYIGRSIAVALFLLLPQSPASVIVFSIVMGLLWLSTVPPTNGLVAIMFGTRHLGLLGGIVFLSHQVGSFLGVWMGGYLYDRFGSYDPVWWLGVALGIFAAIVHWPIEEKPVARPAIA; from the coding sequence ATGTCCGCCGTTTCCCAATCCACCGCGCAGCTACGTGCCGCCAGACCCAATATTCCCTGGCTGATCATCGCGGCGGGCTCGATCGTCGCCATGCTGACCTTCGGGCCGCGCTCGGCCATGGGGTTTTTCCAGCTGCCGATGCTGGCCGATACCGGCTGGGACCGCACGACGTTCGGCCTTGCCATGGCGCTGCAGAACCTCTGCTGGGGGCTCAGCCAGCCGTTCTTCGGTGCCGTGGCCGACAAGTTCGGCACCTGGCGGGTACTGGCCATCTCCGGGCTTCTCTATGCCGCCGGACTATTCCTGATGTCGTTCGGCGGTTCGCCCGCCACCTTGCACATCGGCGGCGGCGTGCTGGTCGGCCTGGCGGTCGGTGCGGGCTCTTTCGGCACGGTGCTTTCGGCCTTCGCCCGCAATGTCACGCCGCACCAGCGCTCGATGGCCTTCGGCATCGGCACGGCGGCGGGCTCGGCCGGCATGTTCCTGTTCGCGCCCTTGAGCCAGGGGCTGATCTCCGCCTATGGCTGGTCGGATAGTCTCGTCTATCTCGGCCTTGTGATGCTGCTCGTGCCGCTGTTTGCCATTCCGTTGCGCGGCAACGCCTCGTCCGGCAGCCAGAAGGAAACTCTCTACAAGCAGTCGATCGGCGAGGCGCTGAAGGAGGCGCTGGGCCACAAGAGCTATCTGCTGCTCGTCTCCGGTTTCTTCGTCTGCGGCTATCAGGTGGCCTTCATCACCGCACATTTCCCGGCCTATATCGGCGATATCGGCATCGATGCGCGCTATGCGGTGATCGCGCTGGCGCTGATCGGCTTCTTCAACATCATCGGCTCGCTGTCGGCCGGTATCATCGGCCAGCACTATTCGAAGCCCTATTTCCTGTCGCTGATCTATATCGGCCGCTCGATTGCCGTCGCTCTGTTCCTGCTCCTGCCGCAGTCGCCGGCATCGGTGATCGTCTTCTCGATTGTCATGGGGCTCCTGTGGCTGTCCACCGTGCCGCCGACCAACGGGCTTGTCGCCATTATGTTCGGCACACGTCATCTCGGCCTGCTCGGCGGCATCGTCTTCCTGTCGCATCAGGTCGGCTCGTTCCTCGGCGTCTGGATGGGCGGCTATCTCTACGATCGGTTCGGTTCCTACGATCCGGTCTGGTGGCTCGGAGTAGCGCTCGGCATTTTCGCCGCCATCGTCCATTGGCCGATCGAGGAGAAGCCGGTCGCCCGCCCGGCGATCGCCTGA
- a CDS encoding MOSC domain-containing protein, protein MKVTGLNIHPLKSGRAIAQASVSVQRDGFAGDRRFMVVDPDGQFITQRELQLLAQVEATHVAGGIHLKMGSRVLTASFDPSRRMDVRVWSSNVNAAVAADHANATLSGWFGLPVKLVHLDATASRFANPEWAGPESPMSFADGYQLLITTTASLADLNLSLIAKGQEPVGMDRFRTNILIDNDEPWEEDLWESVEIGGIAFDLVKPCARCIMTTQDQVTGERIGGNPIQGLAEKRMSADRRVPGVLFGWNAVPRGEGTINLGDGMRVVKMREERWPMKIRA, encoded by the coding sequence ATGAAGGTGACCGGTCTCAACATTCACCCGCTGAAGAGCGGCCGCGCCATCGCGCAGGCCTCCGTTTCTGTTCAACGGGATGGGTTTGCCGGCGACCGGCGCTTCATGGTCGTCGATCCCGATGGACAGTTCATCACCCAGAGGGAATTGCAGCTTCTGGCCCAGGTCGAGGCGACGCATGTTGCGGGCGGCATCCATCTGAAAATGGGAAGCCGCGTCCTCACCGCGTCGTTCGACCCCAGCCGGCGCATGGACGTGCGCGTCTGGTCGAGCAACGTCAATGCTGCGGTTGCCGCAGATCATGCCAATGCGACGCTGTCGGGCTGGTTCGGCCTGCCGGTCAAGCTCGTCCATCTCGATGCAACCGCCAGCCGCTTTGCCAATCCGGAATGGGCAGGGCCTGAGAGCCCGATGAGTTTTGCCGACGGTTATCAGCTGCTGATCACCACGACCGCCTCGCTCGCCGATCTCAATCTCTCGCTGATTGCAAAGGGGCAGGAGCCGGTCGGCATGGATCGCTTCCGTACCAATATCCTCATCGACAATGACGAGCCCTGGGAAGAAGACCTCTGGGAAAGCGTCGAGATCGGCGGCATCGCCTTTGATCTCGTCAAACCCTGCGCCCGCTGCATCATGACGACGCAGGATCAGGTGACCGGCGAGCGCATCGGCGGCAACCCGATCCAGGGCCTTGCCGAAAAGCGCATGTCGGCCGACCGCCGGGTGCCGGGCGTTCTGTTCGGCTGGAACGCCGTGCCGCGCGGCGAGGGCACGATCAACCTCGGTGACGGAATGCGGGTCGTGAAGATGCGGGAAGAGCGCTGGCCGATGAAGATCAGGGCTTGA
- a CDS encoding L-aspartate oxidase, whose amino-acid sequence MLTDHFRPQSFNGIDDIVIVGGGLAGLFCALKLSPRPVTVLAAAPIGHGASSAWAQGGIAAAMGLGDTIDKHVADTLTAGAGIVDEKMTRLMVAEGPARIHDLLGYGVPFDRDLEGKLLLSREAAHSERRIVRVKGDMAGKAIMEALISAVRNTPSIRVLEGYVVEELVRQGRFISGVIARPDAGQSKKRVSFPARAVVLCSGGVGHLFSVTTNPTEACGQGVGMAARAGAIIADPEFVQFHPTAINIGRDPAPLATEALRGDGAHLINSAGRRFMLDIHPDGELAPRDIVSRGVFAEVQARRGAFLDCTKAVGAHFPEAFPTVYASCMSAGIDPVTQPIPVVPAVHYHMGGVLTDAEGRTSIDGLWAAGEVTSTGVHGANRLASNSLLEAVVFAARIAENIKGMLPEPKITDWGNNAGENDDPVTLEDSPPLTALRHIMSDHVGVIRDQDGLTRAIRAIANLERQNTRLRFSNILTTAKLMTVAALQRSESRGGHYRSDHPEPRPEWKRRTFLTLAEADRIVADVTETEVA is encoded by the coding sequence ATGCTGACTGACCATTTCCGCCCGCAATCCTTCAACGGCATCGACGATATCGTCATTGTTGGCGGCGGCCTTGCTGGCCTTTTCTGCGCGCTGAAACTCAGCCCGCGTCCCGTCACCGTGCTCGCCGCCGCTCCGATCGGCCACGGCGCCTCCTCCGCCTGGGCGCAAGGGGGCATTGCCGCTGCCATGGGGCTCGGCGACACCATCGACAAGCATGTCGCCGATACGCTCACTGCCGGTGCCGGCATCGTTGACGAGAAGATGACGCGGCTGATGGTCGCCGAAGGCCCGGCGCGCATTCACGATCTGCTCGGCTACGGCGTACCCTTTGACCGCGATCTGGAAGGCAAGCTCCTTCTGTCGCGCGAGGCCGCCCACTCCGAGCGTCGGATCGTGCGGGTCAAGGGCGACATGGCCGGCAAGGCAATCATGGAAGCGCTAATATCAGCAGTGCGCAACACGCCGTCGATCCGCGTGCTGGAAGGTTATGTCGTCGAGGAACTGGTGCGCCAGGGCCGCTTCATCTCCGGCGTCATCGCCCGCCCGGATGCCGGCCAGTCGAAGAAGCGCGTGTCGTTCCCGGCTCGCGCCGTCGTGCTCTGCTCGGGCGGCGTCGGCCATCTCTTCTCCGTCACGACCAACCCGACCGAAGCCTGCGGGCAGGGCGTCGGCATGGCGGCGCGCGCTGGCGCCATCATTGCAGATCCGGAGTTCGTGCAGTTCCATCCGACGGCGATCAATATCGGTCGCGACCCGGCACCGCTCGCAACGGAAGCCCTGCGCGGTGACGGTGCGCATCTCATCAACTCCGCCGGCCGCCGCTTCATGCTCGACATCCATCCGGACGGCGAGCTTGCGCCGCGTGACATCGTTTCGCGCGGTGTCTTCGCCGAGGTCCAGGCCAGGCGCGGAGCCTTCCTCGATTGCACCAAGGCTGTCGGCGCGCATTTCCCCGAGGCCTTCCCGACTGTCTATGCCTCCTGCATGTCGGCCGGCATCGACCCGGTCACCCAGCCGATCCCGGTCGTTCCGGCGGTCCATTATCACATGGGCGGCGTGCTCACCGATGCCGAGGGCCGCACCTCGATCGATGGGCTGTGGGCGGCTGGCGAGGTGACCTCGACGGGCGTCCACGGCGCCAACCGGCTGGCCTCCAACTCGTTGCTGGAAGCCGTTGTCTTCGCCGCCCGCATCGCGGAAAACATCAAGGGCATGTTGCCGGAACCGAAGATTACCGATTGGGGCAACAATGCCGGCGAGAACGACGATCCGGTGACGCTGGAAGACAGCCCGCCACTGACAGCGCTGCGTCACATCATGAGCGATCATGTCGGTGTCATCCGAGACCAGGACGGACTGACCCGCGCCATCCGCGCCATCGCCAATCTTGAGCGGCAGAATACGAGGCTGCGCTTCAGCAACATCCTCACCACGGCCAAACTGATGACGGTCGCAGCCCTCCAGCGCAGCGAAAGCCGTGGCGGCCACTATCGCTCCGACCACCCGGAACCGCGCCCGGAATGGAAGCGCCGCACCTTCCTGACGCTCGCGGAGGCCGACCGGATCGTCGCGGACGTGACGGAGACGGAAGTTGCGTAA
- a CDS encoding HD domain-containing protein, with the protein MSHLPSLAAAFAPYEALAERLLPHAVSGNDGSHDAAHLIRVWKNARRIHGAEGGDLRILAAAVLLHDCVSVEKNSPVRAQASRLAAERAFELLDELGWRTAEITAVAHAILTHSFSANIPPESLEAKILQDADRLDAIGMIGAARCFYIAGRMGSGLYDPLDPLAEDRPLDDKAYAIDHFETKLFKLTDGFQTAAGRALARQRQERLRAVLGMLIEEI; encoded by the coding sequence ATGAGCCACCTGCCTTCGCTTGCCGCTGCATTCGCGCCTTATGAAGCCCTTGCCGAACGGCTGCTGCCGCATGCCGTTTCCGGCAATGACGGCTCGCACGATGCCGCGCATCTGATCCGCGTGTGGAAGAACGCGCGTCGTATCCATGGGGCCGAAGGCGGCGACCTGCGCATCCTTGCCGCTGCTGTGCTGCTGCATGATTGCGTCTCTGTCGAGAAGAATTCGCCGGTGCGCGCCCAGGCGTCTCGTCTGGCCGCCGAAAGGGCTTTTGAACTGCTCGATGAACTTGGCTGGCGCACCGCAGAGATCACCGCCGTCGCCCACGCGATCCTCACGCACAGTTTCTCCGCCAACATCCCGCCGGAAAGTCTGGAAGCGAAAATCCTGCAGGACGCGGACCGGCTCGATGCGATCGGCATGATCGGCGCGGCCCGCTGCTTCTACATTGCCGGACGCATGGGAAGCGGGCTCTACGATCCGCTGGACCCCTTGGCGGAAGACCGACCGCTCGACGACAAGGCCTATGCCATTGACCATTTCGAGACGAAGCTGTTCAAGCTGACGGACGGTTTCCAGACGGCGGCGGGCAGGGCGCTTGCCCGGCAACGGCAGGAAAGGCTGCGCGCGGTGCTTGGCATGCTGATCGAAGAAATCTAG